In one Drosophila pseudoobscura strain MV-25-SWS-2005 chromosome X, UCI_Dpse_MV25, whole genome shotgun sequence genomic region, the following are encoded:
- the Ir10a gene encoding uncharacterized protein Ir10a yields the protein MAVSILLLLLLLLLLLSAGSASIGVELSQLDDLMAVPTRDLPRVQLWLRLGHQHGDAANVYVQWLLHRSQVPLIVLGYEADQDQWLDDRFGRENLALVMTLADLISNRGAAGPSQRAGVFFYVLADQSEGLTVWEQGQLEESCRQLWTRHKIYNRYILSLEGIWIYDPFRRSGQAFGRLVPYTGHEPLSKYLFHDMGGYPLRVQMFKSVYTRPELDPNTGLLVSVTGVDFSVAQILQEKLNFTLLLQQPDKNYFGERSANGSYNGAIGSIIQDGLDICLTGFFVKDYLVQQYMDFTVAVYDDELCIYVPKAHRIPQSILPIFAVGYDIWLGFILSAFGCALIWLLLRLINLRLGIVKLRDRQLYKQALGIMVDTWVVWVRVNLARLPASYTERMFIGSLCLVSVIFGAIFESSLATVYIHPLYYKDINTMQELDDSGLKVIYKYTSMADDLFFSETSPLFASLNKKLSWNRDLHADVIDDVARNGGKAGVSRYTSLMLESSLFMLLRRIWVVPECPKYYTISYVMPRDSPWEDAINALLLRLLNAGLIVKWIADEKSRVDIQMRARTLEANAEADLARVLTIGDLQLAFYVVLGGNLLALLAFLLEHLWRKVFQGVASPPVGK from the exons ATGGCAGTCTCAATCCTGCTGCTCCTACtgcttctactgctgctgctctccgcGGGAAGCGCTTCCATCGGTGTGGAGTTGAGCCAATTGGATGATTTAATGGCGGTGCCCACGAGGGACCTGCCTCGGGTGCAGCTGTGGCTGCGTTTGGGTCATCAGCACGGGGATGCCGCCAATGTCTATGTCCAGTGGTTGCTGCATCGCTCCCAGGTGCCCCTAATAGTTCTGGGCTACGAGGCGGACCAGGACCAGTGGCTGGACGACCGCTTTGGTCGGGAGAATCTGGCTCTGGTCATGACTCTGGCGGACCTCATCTCGAATCGGGGTGCAGCCGGCCCCAGCCAGCGGGCCGGGGTCTTCTTCTACGTACTGGCCGATCAGAGTGAGGGACTCACGGTGTGGGAGCAGGGCCAGCTGGAGGAGAGCTGTCGACAGCTGTGGACGCGCCACAAGATCTACAACCGGTACATCCTCTCGCTGGAAGGGATCTGGATATACGATCCCTTCCGGCGCAGTGGACAGGCCTTTGGCCGCCTGGTCCCCTACACGGGCCATGAGCCGCTGTCCAAGTACCTCTTCCACGACATGGGCGGCTATCCGCTACGCGTGCAAATGTTCAAGTCCGTCTACACCCGGCCGGAGCTGGACCCGAATACGGGTTTACTGGTCAGTGTCACAGGCGTCGACTTCTCCGTGGCGCAGATACTGCAGGAGAAACTCAACTTtaccctgctgctgcagcagccagaTAAGAACTACTTTGG CGAACGCAGTGCAAATGGCAGCTACAACGGAGCCATCGGTTCGATCATCCAGGATGGCTTGGACATCTGCCTGACGGGCTTCTTCGTGAAGGACTACCTGGTGCAGCAGTACATGGACTTCACGGTGGCCGTCTACGACGATGAGCTGTGCATCTACGTGCCCAAGGCGCATCGCATACCCCAGTCCATACTGCCCATCTTTGCGGTCGGCTACGACATCTGGCTGGGCTTCATCCTGTCCGCCTTTGGCTGTGCCTTgatctggctgctgctgcgcctgaTCAACCTGCGCCTGGGGATCGTCAAGCTGCGGGATCGGCAGCTGTACAAGCAGGCGCTGGGCATAATGGTGGACACGTGGGTGGTGTGGGTGCGCGTGAATCTGGCGAGGCTGCCCGCGAGCTATACGGAGCGGATGTTCATTGGATCGCTGTGCCTGGTTAGCGTGATCTTCGGGGCCATATTCGAGTCGAGCCTGGCCACGGTGTACATCCATCCGCTGTACTACAAGGACATCAACACCATGCAGGAGCTGGACGACAGTGGTCTGAAGGTGATCTACAAGTACACCTCCATGGCGGATGATCTTTTCTTCAGCGAGACTTCGCCGCTCTTTGCCAGTCTCAACAAGAAGCTGTCCTGGAACCGCGACCTCCATGCGGACGTCATTGACGATGTGGCCCGGAACGGGGGCAAGGCCGGTGTCTCTCGCTATACCTCCCTCATGCTGGAGTCCTCCCTCTTCATGCTGCTGCGCCGTATCTGGGTGGTGCCGGAGTGCCCCAAGTACTACACCATCTCCTATGTGATGCCGCGCGACTCGCCCTGGGAGGACGCCATCAATGCCCTCCTTCTGCGCCTCCTCAACGCCGGCCTCATCGTCAAGTGGATCGCGGACGAGAAGTCCCGCGTCGACATCCAGATGCGCGCCCGCACCCTCGAGGCCAACGCTGAGGCCGACCTCGCACGTGTCCTCACCATCGGTGACCTCCAGTTGGCCTTCTATGTCGTCCTCGGTGGCAACCTGCTTGCCCTTCTCGCCTTCCTGCTGGAGCACCTCTGGCGCAAAGTCTTCCAGGGGGTCGCCTCTCCACCTGTGGGCAAGTGA